A region from the Leishmania panamensis strain MHOM/PA/94/PSC-1 chromosome 20 sequence genome encodes:
- a CDS encoding hypothetical protein (TriTrypDB/GeneDB-style sysID: LpmP.20.5900): MDSSDTPIGIQNVGYLTICLSPSHKLSYADMERLQKKAEPRCATPQVLMHMTYEIKGNGIERVIYSVYEVGLQPLTLLQLKVDNLVDIMDGFTKLPNVFERNVSLTGASSVSVDEEKQVDTVNLQSARQQELEVLAREKASLTKCILELNRKL, encoded by the coding sequence ATGGACAGCAGCGATACGCCTATTGGAATTCAGAATGTGGGTTACTTGACGATATGTCTCTCGCCATCTCACAAACTGTCGTACGCGGATATGGAGAGGCTGCAAAAGAAGGCGGAGCCACGATGTGCTACGCCACAGGTTCTGATGCACATGACCTATGAAATCAAAGGTAATGGTATTGAACGAGTGATTTATAGCGTTTACGAAGTTGGGCTGCAGCCGTTGACGCTCCTGCAGTTGAAAGTGGACAACCTCGTTGATATTATGGATGGCTTCACAAAGCTGCCAAATGTTTTTGAGCGGAATGTGTCGCTGACGGGGGCGTCTTCAGTGAGTGTGGATGAAGAGAAGCAAGTCGACACGGTCAACTTGCAAAGTGCTCGTCAACAGGAATTGGAAGTGCTCGCTCGAGAAAAGGCAAGTTTAACCAAGTGTATCCTTGAGCTTAATAGGAAGTTGTGA